One Eurosta solidaginis isolate ZX-2024a chromosome 5, ASM4086904v1, whole genome shotgun sequence DNA segment encodes these proteins:
- the LOC137252292 gene encoding uncharacterized protein produces MADASASTHADSEDVGTHSGSKKKKKNNAAAHEMHPYKENNSKNQKNLQKDTPNMAALQIPMQGMLVPRGTYKKFLEKIEIKDMSPSKSDVQKETQHNQLSDKNKPDQTVPERMSTDISNKTLMIQPAKDITNESSEILPKCDEKTNNLTDIEVIKYDKNHNGEFCVFFDTSQSENFNNTSIKNGLFLIDKIRKFNIPGIKTVRAIGRSLYKVFFNTRIDANNTIDNKQLKDNNIRVFIPKSMVETYGVIKQVPQDFSDKEIMENIISDVKVTSVTRILRRDIDNKDNFIPTFTVKISFAGVEIPESVKIFFVDMKVHHFIPKVRQCYNCGRLGHTKKTCKSKNRCILCGNETGCESKCVTGNNKCILCGQNGHVSLNQDKCQKWTQEKNITEIMTIKKLSRREAYDTYKQLNNYTNRFDLLDEEQFPNLPTQKPKTVNRDNIINRKFTKIKYSKVVEMPENNNRARERNMVAKDALKHNPSFASNEWFKVSEIEKLVTLLCQKFQINSEEPIVKLLNNLYKKNANERLASISTENYILNDNAYSTI; encoded by the coding sequence ATGGCGGACGCTTCGGCGTCTACGCACGCCGATAGTGAAGATGTAGGGACACATAGCGGttctaagaaaaagaaaaaaaataatgctGCGGCCCATGAAATGCATCCATATAAAGAGAAcaattcgaaaaatcaaaaaaatttacaaaaagataCCCCAAACATGGCTGCGCTGCAGATTCCAATGCAGGGTATGCTTGTACCTAGAGGTAcgtataaaaaatttttagaaaagattgAAATAAAAGACATGAGCCCCTCTAAAAGTGATGTGCAAAAAGAGACACAACACAATCAGTTATCTGACAAAAATAAACCTGATCAAACTGTACCTGAAAGGATGAGTACTGATATCAGCAACAAAACGTTGATGATACAGCCTGCAAAGGACATTACCAATGAATCTTCAGAAATACTACCCAAATGTGACGAAAAAACTAACAATTTAACTGACATTGAAGtaataaaatatgacaaaaaccaCAACGGtgaattttgtgtattttttgatACGAGTCAAAGTGAAAATTTCAACAACACGTCCATCAAGAATGGCCTTTTCCTAatagataaaataagaaaatttaacataCCAGGAATCAAGACAGTAAGGGCAATTGGACGTTCCTTATACAAAGTCTTCTTTAATACACGTATAGATGCCAATAAcacaattgacaataaacaactAAAAGACAATAATATCAGAGTTTTCATACCAAAAAGCATGGTGGAAACCTATGGTGTTATAAAACAAGTTCCTCAAGACTTCTCCGACAAAGAAATTATGGAAAACATAATTTCAGATGTAAAAGTTACGTCTGTAACACGAATTCTTAGAAGAGACATAGACAACAAAGACAATTTCATACCAACATTCACAGTCAAAATAAGTTTTGCAGGAGTAGAAATACCTGAGTCAGTAAAGATTTTCTTTGTAGACATGAAAGTCCACCACTTCATACCCAAAGTAAGACAATGCTACAACTGTGGAAGACTTGGACACACCAAAAAAACATGCAAATCAAAAAACAGATGTATACTTTGTGGAAATGAAACAGGTTGTGAATCAAAATGTGTAACAGGGAACAACAAGTGTATTCTGTGTGGTCAAAATGGACATGTTTCACTGAATCAAGACAAATGCCAAAagtggactcaggaaaaaaacaTTACAGAAATCATGACTATAAAAAAACTCTCCAGAAGGGAGGCCTATGACACATACAAGCAACTGAATAACTATACAAATCGTTTCGATTTGCTTGATGAAGAACAATTCCCAAATCTTCCAACACAGAAACCTAAAACTGTCAACAGAGACAATATAATAAACAGGAAATTTACGAAAATTAAATATAGCAAGGTGGTAGAAATGCCAGAAAATAATAACAGAGCAAGGGAAAGAAATATGGTTGCAAAAGATGCTCTGAAACACAATCCATCATTTGCCTCAAATGAATGGTTTAAAGTATCAGAAATTGAAAAACTAGTGACACTCTTGtgtcaaaaatttcaaataaactcTGAAGAACCTATTGTAAAATTGTTAAATAATCTgtacaaaaaaaatgcaaatgagAGACTAGCGTCAATCAGCACAGAAAATTACATACTAAATGATAATGCGTATTCTACAATATAA